The following nucleotide sequence is from bacterium.
TCAAGTACTTAAACAATTATGTAAAGAAATATTGTTGCTAATACCCTCTACAAATGAAGGTAAAGTTGAATTTCCTAAGTTCTGCTATGCGTGTAAAAAATTTCTGGAGAAGAATGTTCGCATTACAAACGCACTGGATGCTAACTTTAAAACAGAGGTGATGGAGCAGTTGGATATTGTTTCAGAAATAATAACTTCTTATATAGATTGGGATGAAGCGTTAGAAAAAATATTCAATATGGTATCTGGAATTAGAATAGAAAAATCAAACCCTAAACCAGGACATATTCATATCTCACATTATAAGTTTGGAGGTAAAACAGGGAGAAGTAATACTTTTATAGTTGGGCTTGACGATAACCGTTTCCCTGTTAGGGAGTTGCAAGATCCGATACTTCTTGATGAAGAGAGAACAACATTAAACACCTCACTAGAACTTTCACCCGAAATCTCAGCAAAAGAATTATATGGGATGGCATCTTTAATTTCTGGGTTGAGAGGCAAGGTAACTTTTAGTTACTCTTCTTATGATATACTTGAAGACAGACAAACTTTTCCCTCTTCAATTCTTCTACAGGTGTATCGGCTTAAAACTGGCAATGTTTCTGCAAATTACCATAACTTATCCAACGCAATTGGTGACCCTGTTGGGTTTCAAAAAGGACCTGATGGAAAAACATTTATTGACAGCACAGATTGGTGGCTCTCCAATATTGTAGAAAATCAACGTTTAAAAGATGCCCGAAAGATTTTAGAAGATGTTTTCACTCAAACAGCTCAAGGAACTTGTGCATACGCAAACAGGGAAAGTAACAGTTTTACAGAATACGACGGATGGGTAAAATCAGAAGACACAAAACTTGACCCACGCGAAAATAAATCTATTGTTATGTCAAGTACAGGTTTAGAAAAAATTGCTAAATGTCCATTCTTATATTTTGTTGAAAACGTTCTTAAAGTTAGAATCCCGGAGGAAACTCCAAAAGATATAACCGTTTGGTTAGACCCAATCGAGAAAGGTAGGTTAATCCATGAAGTCTTCTACCGTTTTACCGTTAAAATTATTAAGGATAATGTTGTTGATAAAGAAAAACATCATAATTTACTTAAAAACATCCTCCAAAAAACGATTGAAGAATATAAACAACTAATACCTCCTCAAAGCGAAATGGTTTTTAAAAAAGATAGTCAGCAGATGGAAAAAGATATGTTATATTTCCTCCGGTTAAATGAAAAACTTGGCAAACCAGTCTTCTGTGAAATCGTTTTTGGTAAAGAAAGTTCATTTGAGATAGATGTAGGTGACAACAAAACAATCCATTTACAGGGTAAGATAGACAGAATTGACAACGAGTCCAATGACCAATACTCTGTATGGGATTACAAGACAGGAAGTGCAACAAATTACAGAGAATCAGAAACAACTAAGGGCGGTGAACAAATGCAGCACTGCCTATACGCTGTTGCCGCTGAATATATTTTAAAACAAGAGCAAGGCAAATCTGACGCTAAAATAGTTAACTCGGGATATCTTTTCCCAACAGAAAAAGGTATGGGGAGAGGGTCGCAAGGAAAATTTGGTTATCCTGTAAACGATGAATGGAAAAAAACGCTTAATATTTTGCTTGATATAATTAAAAATGGTGTTTTTATGGCAAGAGATTTAAAGAGTGATAAGGGATTTAGCGCTCCTTGCAAGTTCTGTAACTATATTGATATATGCGGTGCGGAAAAAACAAGAAAGAATATAGATAAGAAGCTCGAAAATCAAGAGAATATTATGCTAAATGATTGGAAAAAACTTAAAAACTATGAATAAAAATATTTTACCAGATGCAAAAGCAAGGAAACGAATAGAAAGTGATTTTGAAACTAATTTTTTTATAGAAGCTGGGGCTGGGTCGGGAAAAACAGAAAGTCTTGTAAAACGTATGATAGGATTATTAAGGTACGGACATGCTAATCTTGAGAACGTGGTAGCGGTTACTTTCACAAAAAAAGCCTCTGCAGAACTACGTGAGAGACTCCAGGTGGAATTAGAAAAACTCTATTGTTTAGAAATACCTGAAGAAGAAAAACACCGTGTTAATAAAGCCCTAAAAGAATTTGAACGTGCATCTGTAAATACAATCCATGCTTTTTGTGCGGATATTCTTAGGGAACGACCTGTAGAAGCCGAGCTAGACCCTGAATTCCAAAGTTTGGAAGAAGAAGAAAATGTTATAAACGCTAAACACTTCTGGCCATTTTTTCTTGAAAAGCAGGCTTCTTGTGACCCTGAAAGTTTAGAACGACTTGAGGCATTAGGAGTTTCACCGAGCAACTTAAATGATATATATGTTGAACTTATTAGATATCCTGATGTTGAGAAGGCGGTGGAGAAGGTGCCCAAACCTTCTTTTCCTGAAACAAGAACAGAACTGGAAAATAAACTTCGTGCCATAAGAGACAAAATGCCTAACAAAGAACCCTCTCCAGAATGGGACACTCTTCAAAAGATGGTTGTAGGCGCTCTCAATATGATTGATAACGGTGACATATCTGATGATATCTTCTTTATATCTGTACTTAAAAAGTTGGATAAAAACACAGGGGTTACCCAGAGAAGATGGGATTCTAAAGAGAACGCCTTAGAATGTAAAGCAATGATGGAAAATATTCAATCTGATATCGTAAAACCCTTTTTAAAAGAGTGGAAAGAATATTTGCATAAACCTTTGTTGGATTTTACCTTAAAGGGCGTTGACAGTTATGCAGAATGGCGAAAAGAACGTTCGCTCTTAAATTTTCAGGATTTACTTATGCAAACTGCTCTCCTTTTAAGGAACAATAATGAAGTTCGAACTTATTTCAAAAAAAAGATAACACACCTTATGGTTGATGAGTTTCAAGATACAGACCCAATACAAGCAGAAATTATAATGTTATTGGCAGGTATAGAGAATTCCGAAAACAACTGGCGTAAAACAGTACCAAGAAAAGGAGCACTTTTTATAGTTGGAGATCCCAAACAGAGTATATACAGGTTTCGCCGAGCAGATATAGATATCTATAATATAACAAAATCTCTTATAGAAAAAAACGGTGGTGAAACTCTTCAACTTGTATCAAATTTTAGGTCGCTACAGCCAATCAAAGATATTACTGAAACTGTTTTTAAAGACGTATTTCCAACAGACAGTAGCAAGTACCAGGCAAGTTTCGTTCCAATACATATTATAAGACCAATGCCTGAAGCAGCCAAGTTGGCAGGAATTTTTAAGCAAGTTGTACCGGAAGTAGAGAAGAATAGACCTATTGAAGTTGCAAAGGAAGACGCAAAAAGGATAGCCTCCTGGATAAAGTTATGTATTGATGACCAGTTGCAAATTGCCCGAGAAGATAAGGAAAAAATCGCAAATATTAATGCTAATGCGCAACCTGGCGATTTTATGATTCTTACAAAGAGGAAAAAAAACCTGTCATTGTACGCAATAGCGCTTGAAAACCTTGGTATTCCTTATGAAATTTCAGGTGGAGAGAAATTTAGATTGTCTAACGAACTGTATGAACTTTATAAGTTGTTTTCTGCTTTGGCAGATTCAAAAAACTCTGCAGCACTTTTAGCTGTTTTGAGAGGACAGTTTTTTGGTGTAAGCGACAGAGATTTATACAGTTTTGTTAAACAAGGCGGTAGTTTCAAGATTTTTGAAGATACCAAAGAAGAACACCCTGTTTCTATAAAAGAAGCGTTTAAAAAATTAAAAATTTATTCAAAATGTATTCACAACCTTGAACCTTTAGCAGCCATTGAAACTATCATAGAAGATACTGGCATAATACCTTTAGCAGCTTCTCTTGATATGGGTGCAACCAGATGTGGTAACATTTTTAAGTCTATTAATCTTTTAAGACAATACAGAATCCAGACAGGTGCTGGTTTTGTTGAAATTGTAAAATATATGGGAGAACTACGTAACACAGATAAAGAAGAGATGGGTCTTTTCCCGGCAACTTCAAAAGCAGTAAGAATAATGAACCTACACAAGGCAAAAGGATTAGAAGCAAATATAGTAATTCTTGCAGACCCTCTTGATGATTCAAAAGAACACCCAATAACTCTTTCTGTTAAACGTCACGAGGACAAATCTTTAGGGTATTTCTGTTTTACTCAACCGAGTAGTAGTTATAGCAAAGAAATTATTGCACAACCTACTAATTGGGAACCAAAAGCAGACGAAGAAAAAAAGTATGAAACTGCAGAAATAGAACGGCTTGATTATGTTGCAATTACAAGAGCCAGAAACGCTGTTGTTATAAGTGCCTATAATCAAGGAGATAGAAGAAGGACTTGGAACGCTTTTTCTGAGTATATCCAAGATGCAGAAGAACTGAAAATACCACCCTATAACCCTTTGTCAAAAGAAACTTTCAATATTGCTAAGGAACAATTAATTGAAGAAACTACAGAAATAGAAAACAAAATAAATATGTTGAAAGAGACTTCATATAAAATTTCTTCAGTAACTGATAGCACACATAAAGATACTTCTTTCAGCGAGAGTTTGGGACAAGGTATTAAATGGGGACTAATTGTTCATAAAGCAATTGAGTTGTGCGGTAAAGGTAAAGCAGATAACCTAAAGACTTTTGTGCCTATATGGCTAAGAGAAGAAGGAATTTCTGAAAAACATATCGAAAAATTGATTGATGAAATAAACAACCTGATGCAAAGTGAACTTTGGGATAGATTTCAGAAGGCAGAAATAAAATATTTCGAGGTTCCTTTGTCACTATGGAACAAGGAGAGTAACGAGTTAGTTTCAGGAATTATAGACGCTCTTTTTAAAGAAAATAATGAATGGGTTATTGTAGATTGGAAGACAGACGATTTTGATAAGGATTCGTCCCGTAAATCTGCTTATAAAAAACAGCTTGAATATTATGCCAAAAGCTGGGAAAAAATAACTGGAGAAAAAGTTAAAGAAACATTGCTTCAGAAGGTATCTCTAAATTAACAAATAGAAAATATCAGTATAATTATTAGAATAATCACAAGAAAAACACCCACCTTCACAATCCTCTCACCATTTATCCATATCTCCCTCAATAGTAATCAAGATAAACCTTTAAGGTATAACCACAAGGAGAAA
It contains:
- a CDS encoding UvrD-helicase domain-containing protein, which produces MIGKNLKTMNKNILPDAKARKRIESDFETNFFIEAGAGSGKTESLVKRMIGLLRYGHANLENVVAVTFTKKASAELRERLQVELEKLYCLEIPEEEKHRVNKALKEFERASVNTIHAFCADILRERPVEAELDPEFQSLEEEENVINAKHFWPFFLEKQASCDPESLERLEALGVSPSNLNDIYVELIRYPDVEKAVEKVPKPSFPETRTELENKLRAIRDKMPNKEPSPEWDTLQKMVVGALNMIDNGDISDDIFFISVLKKLDKNTGVTQRRWDSKENALECKAMMENIQSDIVKPFLKEWKEYLHKPLLDFTLKGVDSYAEWRKERSLLNFQDLLMQTALLLRNNNEVRTYFKKKITHLMVDEFQDTDPIQAEIIMLLAGIENSENNWRKTVPRKGALFIVGDPKQSIYRFRRADIDIYNITKSLIEKNGGETLQLVSNFRSLQPIKDITETVFKDVFPTDSSKYQASFVPIHIIRPMPEAAKLAGIFKQVVPEVEKNRPIEVAKEDAKRIASWIKLCIDDQLQIAREDKEKIANINANAQPGDFMILTKRKKNLSLYAIALENLGIPYEISGGEKFRLSNELYELYKLFSALADSKNSAALLAVLRGQFFGVSDRDLYSFVKQGGSFKIFEDTKEEHPVSIKEAFKKLKIYSKCIHNLEPLAAIETIIEDTGIIPLAASLDMGATRCGNIFKSINLLRQYRIQTGAGFVEIVKYMGELRNTDKEEMGLFPATSKAVRIMNLHKAKGLEANIVILADPLDDSKEHPITLSVKRHEDKSLGYFCFTQPSSSYSKEIIAQPTNWEPKADEEKKYETAEIERLDYVAITRARNAVVISAYNQGDRRRTWNAFSEYIQDAEELKIPPYNPLSKETFNIAKEQLIEETTEIENKINMLKETSYKISSVTDSTHKDTSFSESLGQGIKWGLIVHKAIELCGKGKADNLKTFVPIWLREEGISEKHIEKLIDEINNLMQSELWDRFQKAEIKYFEVPLSLWNKESNELVSGIIDALFKENNEWVIVDWKTDDFDKDSSRKSAYKKQLEYYAKSWEKITGEKVKETLLQKVSLN
- a CDS encoding PD-(D/E)XK nuclease family protein, coding for MKFNRQTESLIKIVNKYPHNEKLLVVPNYSIGTQILESLTRAKGGWVNFKPITTVDIAVDLVNHYLITEKIRHIPHKATFAIIDRIFNQLAEKKDLQYFEKRTVNKGIIEALTKTFIELRYNGLNSDSINGMDTVNEQKAKDISLLLSGYENFLKENYFIDNPGVITLATKAVEDFQSYREKKIFLLSNTSFYPIEQTLIEKISNNYEIIEQDNVAGLSRPKLYPKFEFSSNTNCNSDIERTEWLFKPTSAPSPFNDKTINIFSGLGCKNEIREALRRIMDNKLPADQVEIVFTDLKDYVDIIYSACQKTGIPATFADGLPYYITKTGQALRMFLLWIKNDFQEIYLRNILESGSFQHTLIEEKGAPSPSTLGHLLRISGVGWQKDRYIPILKKKIDESNEIAFQMEKEGNETAEYYKNRAENLQVLKQLCKEILLLIPSTNEGKVEFPKFCYACKKFLEKNVRITNALDANFKTEVMEQLDIVSEIITSYIDWDEALEKIFNMVSGIRIEKSNPKPGHIHISHYKFGGKTGRSNTFIVGLDDNRFPVRELQDPILLDEERTTLNTSLELSPEISAKELYGMASLISGLRGKVTFSYSSYDILEDRQTFPSSILLQVYRLKTGNVSANYHNLSNAIGDPVGFQKGPDGKTFIDSTDWWLSNIVENQRLKDARKILEDVFTQTAQGTCAYANRESNSFTEYDGWVKSEDTKLDPRENKSIVMSSTGLEKIAKCPFLYFVENVLKVRIPEETPKDITVWLDPIEKGRLIHEVFYRFTVKIIKDNVVDKEKHHNLLKNILQKTIEEYKQLIPPQSEMVFKKDSQQMEKDMLYFLRLNEKLGKPVFCEIVFGKESSFEIDVGDNKTIHLQGKIDRIDNESNDQYSVWDYKTGSATNYRESETTKGGEQMQHCLYAVAAEYILKQEQGKSDAKIVNSGYLFPTEKGMGRGSQGKFGYPVNDEWKKTLNILLDIIKNGVFMARDLKSDKGFSAPCKFCNYIDICGAEKTRKNIDKKLENQENIMLNDWKKLKNYE